A region from the Acipenser ruthenus chromosome 56, fAciRut3.2 maternal haplotype, whole genome shotgun sequence genome encodes:
- the LOC117968915 gene encoding selenide, water dikinase 2-like gives MDSCVIPLRHGGLSLVQTTDFFYPLVEDPYMMGRIACANVLSDLYAMGITECDNMLMLLSVSQRMSDKEREKVMPLMMRGFRDAAEEGGTSVTGGQTVLNPWIIIGGVATVVCQASEFIMPDSAVPGDVLVLTKPLGTQVAVNAHQWMDIPEKWNKIKLVVSKEDVKLAYQEAMYNMAMLNRTAAGLMHTFNAHAATDITGFGILGHAQNLAQQQRCDVAFVIHNLPIIAKMAAISKACGSMFGLVQGSSAETSGGLLVCLPREQAARFCAEIKSPKYGEGHQAWIIGIVEKGNRSARIIDKPRIIEVTPRGAGAGGQEGTPTTTPSPEALA, from the exons ATGGACTCCTGTGTGATCCCCTTGCGGCACGGCGGTCTGTCTCTGGTTCAGACCACAGACTTCTTCTACCCCCTGGTGGAGGACCCCTACATGATG GGGCGCATCGCCTGTGCCAACGTGCTGAGTGACCTGTACGCCATGGGGATCACAGAGTGCGACAACATGCTGATGCTGCTGAGTGTCAGCCAGAGAATGAGCGACAAG GAGCGTGAGAAGGTGATGCCGCTGATGATGCGTGGCTTCCGGGACGCCGCGGAGGAGGGGGGCACCTCGGTGACGGGGGGGCAGACTGTCCTGAACCCCTGGATCATCATCGGGGGGGTCGCCACTGTGGTGTGCCAGGCCAGCGAGTTCATCAT GCCGGACAGTGCAGTTCCTGGTGATGTGCTGGTCCTCACAAAGCCTCTTGGGACTCAGGTTGCTGTCAACGCTCACCAGTGGATGGACATT CCGGAGAAGTGGAACAAGATCAAACTGGTGGTGTCGAAGGAAGATGTGAAGCTGGCTTACCAAGAGGCGATGTACAACATGGCGATGCTTAACAGGacag cggcTGGTCTGATGCACACCTTCAATGCCCACGCTGCCACTGACATCACGGGGTTCGGAATCCTGGGCCACGCCCAGAACCTGGCGCAGCAGCAGCGCTGCGACGTGGCCTTCGTCATCCACAACCTGCCCATCATCGCCAAGATGGCTGCCATCAGCAAGGCCTGCGGGAGCATGTTTGGATTAGTGCAGGGGAGCTCGGCCGAGACATCGG gagGCCTGCTGGTCTGCCTGCCCCGGGAGCAGGCGGCTCGCTTCTGTGCTGAGATCAAGTCCCCCAAGTACGGAGAGGGTCACCAGGCCTGGATCATCGGCATCGTGGAGAAGGGGAACCGCAGCGCCCGCATCATCGACAAGCCCCGAATCATCGAGGTGACCCCCCGGGGGGcgggggcaggggggcaggagggcacccccaccaccacccccagcCCTGAGGCACTggcatag
- the LOC117404340 gene encoding L antigen family member 3-like: MAAPHSETLHFELTVPFPSNRLAQIAHGSLSPDAEPRKGGISKELRVTDNNLNVFWCAEEARILRVSVGSFLDHLALVLETMQAFGPSETQ; this comes from the exons ATGGCAGCTCCCCATTCAGAAACATTGCACTT TGAACTGACGGTTCCGTTTCCGTCGAACCGCCTGGCCCAGATCGCTCACGGGTCCCTGTCGCCGGATGCAGAACCGAGGAAAGGGGGGATCAGCAAAGAGCTCCGGGTAACCGACAACAACCTCAACGT GTTCTGGTGCGCTGAAGAGGCCCGGATCCTGCGTGTGTCGGTTGGCTCCTTCCTGGATCACCTGGCGCTGGTTCTGGAAACCATGCAGGCGTTCGGACCTTCTGAGACCCAATAG
- the LOC117404339 gene encoding inositol hexakisphosphate kinase 2-like: protein MGPALQYFMPRPGPDPRGVALEPFVHQVGGHSCILRFDSGTVCKVLIRREHDVYHSLPADLRPFTAQYRGVVLVRVEQSKTGSILLIAHPAGMNHVSVAGVCCPKRNRGTSWGREGERVGDSAGSPKTRDETLEALKQPYMLRLPLSGCPPRTQDLLAQLNPWARRLYQYRVERLREEGEREFLLLEDLTQGFRLPCVLDVKLGCRQHGEGASLEKQRSQSKKCEQSTSAELGMRVCGMQVFQLDSDQMIFLNKYLGRSLSAEGCRGVLGQFFHSGAQLRRGVIAGVLTRLGELREIVERQEGYRFYSSSLLILYEGAEPCSVDSVRFDVRLIDFAHTSSPLFSSHDGVTHGGSDAGLLLGLRSLQGMLGEILRQDQEGREGLQRPTPL, encoded by the exons ATGGGTCCGGCGCTTCAGTACTTCATGCCGCGGCCCGGTCCGGACCCGAGGGGCGTGGCTCTGGAGCCGTTCGTGCACCAGGTGGGCGGGCACAGCTGCATCCTGCGCTTCGACTCGGGGACCGTGTGCAAAGTGCTGATCCGCCGTGAACACGACGTGTACCACAGCCTGCCGGCCGACCTGAGACCGTTCACGGCGCAGTACCGAG GTGTGGTCTTGGTCAGAGTGGAACAGTCCAAGACAGGTTCGATCCTATTGATCGCCCACCCGGCCGGAATGAACCATGTCTCTGTGGCGGGGGTGTGCTGCCCCAAGAGGAACAGAGGCACTTcctgggggagagagggggagagggtcgGAGATAGTGCAGGGAGCCCCAAAAC TCGTGACGAGACTCTGGAAGCCCTGAAGCAGCCTTACATGCTGCGGCTGCCTCTCTCGGGCTGCCCACCTCGAACCCAGGACCTGCTGGCACAGCTCAACCCCTGGGCAAGGAGGCTGTACCAGTACAGGGTGGAGCGactgagagaggagggggagagag AGTTTCTCCTCCTGGAGGACCTGACTCAGGGGTTCAGGCTcccctgtgttctggatgtgAAGCTGGGGTGCCGGCAGCACGGCGAGGGGGCGAGTCTGGAGAAGCAGAGGAGCCAGAGCAAGAAGTGTGAGCAGAGCACCTCTGCAGAGCTGGGGATGAGAGTGTGCGGCATGCAG gtgttTCAGCTGGATTCTGATCAGATGATTTTCCTCAATAAGTATCTGGGGCGCAGCCTGTCTGCGGAGGGCTGTCGGGGGGTCCTGGGGCAGTTCTTCCACAGCGGGGCGCAGCTGAGGCGTGGGGTCATTGCGGGGGTCCTGACGAGGCTGGGGGAGCTGAGGGAGATTGTGGAGAGGCAGGAGGGGTATCGCTTCTACTCCAGCTCCCTGCTTATCCTCTACGAAGGGGCAGAG ccctGCTCGGTGGACAGTGTCAGGTTCGATGTGCGTCTCATAGACTTCGCTCacacctcctctcctctcttctcgtCTCACGATGGCGTGACTCACGGAGGTTCGGATGCAGGGTTACTGCTCGGGCTGCGGAGCCTGCAGGGCATGCTGGGAGAGATCCTGAGGCAGGACCAGGAGGGAAGAGAAGGGCTGCAGAGACCCACGCCGTTATAG